From Podospora bellae-mahoneyi strain CBS 112042 chromosome 5, whole genome shotgun sequence:
ACTGCTTCCATTTGCCACTGTAGATGACGGTCGCTCCTTGGGCCGGCATCTCGGTGGCCCAGTTGATGCCGTAAACCGTGGTCCACTGAACATTCATGTGGGGAGCGAGGAGCTTGGAGGCGTAGACCACATTGAACGAGGCTTTGCCGCCAGTTGCAACAGCTTTGGCGACCTGGAGCAGATACGCATTGCCGTGCAATGCCTTGATGTCGGAGTCAGCCTCCTCGACCTGGACAGTATAGCGAGTCGTCATGATGGGCAGGTGTGTCTTGCTGATGGGATGGATTCAATAAAGTGAGTATGGGGAAAGGAAGATGTGTGTTCTGGAGATCTGAAGGACGTCTGAAGTTTTGCTGGGTAACAGAGCTCTTTATAGACAACTGGGTGACAGTGGGCCTTCGAGGAGCTCCGTGTTTTCAACCTTCCTCCTTGCCGCCGTGTACACAGGAACCCCCCGGGTACCCATCGACGGTGATCCATCGCATGCCAGTCGGAACCTTCGGCGTCAAATGATTCATCTGAGACTGGGTCTGTGGCGGGTGATGGGGTAACTGCGAACCCTGTGTTTGAGATTTCATCATTAAACGAACCGGATTGCCTCCACATCGTCCTTCAGCCGACCATCTTACCTGTGGAGAGACATCAGCTCCCACGATGCCAACAATCTATTCCAGTTACGGATTTGACGGCAGCAACTTTCCATGTTCTGCAGCCGCCATCATGCACCACTGAACCTTCAGCTTCTGTCCTCCAAGCCAGACTCAGCTATCAAGCGACACTGGAACGTACTGCCTGCAGCCCAAGTCATGCATCACTCAACTCTCAGCTTCTGTTGTGCAAGCCAGGCTCCCCaaacgaggaagaagaagagagacaCTTGCCGTTCTGTGCACTCTGTTAATCCGTACCTTGTGGGGCTGCTTTTTCCTTGGTATACAAAGCTCTAACCCTGCAGACAGGTAACATTTTGCAATGTACCTTTTACAGATTTCATTGCAATACAGTCTTTGTTTCGCTTACCACGCACCTCACCAGTACGTTACGGTCATGGCTTTAACTTTGACGACAGCGAGGTGGGCCGTGGGTAGGTAGTTGACGGTAACTATgacggcgatggtgatggtgatggtgacggtgacggtgacggcgaCGGGGAACGGCGATGTAGCAATGGACAGTAATGGTGGTGTTTCCTACAGGTATATAAAATTACGGGTGCGCTGTCGAAAGGTACATTTCCCGTGCCTACAAGGAACGGAAGTTCGGCGAGTTTGTCTTGAATAGAAACAACTATCACCCGACCCCCGAGAGCATACTGATATGCAGTTGCCATCCTGCCTCGCCACCCGGCCTCAAGACGGAGACCACACAACTTAGACCTGACGTCTTTTAAACACGTTACAATGCACAAACCAGAACCGTACAAACTGTAAATATTACTATTCCCAAAACTCCTTATTATCGCCGATAATCTTGACTTTTGTGTAGGCAGTATTTGGGCGTGTAAGCAACGGTGGTACCAGTTATTTCCGCTCTCGATGAATTCGTGGGCAGGGTGCTCGCATACGGTAAGGTAACCTTCAGCTTCAGTCCTCCAAGCCAGGCCTCCCAAAAGAGAGATAAAACAGCTATCACTTGACGCTCGAGAAGATCGACACTGATGCTCTGCGGTCGCATCATGCATCAATAGACAGTCAGCTTCTATCTTTCAAGCCAGGCCTCCCAAAAGAGAGATTCAACAGCCATCACCCGACGTTCGAGAACATAACGCATAGACACTGTCGTTTGGCAGAACGTGGTTGGTCCGATGCCTGGCCGGTGGCACCGTTTCACATCTGAGGAGCATTATGTCCGAGGATATTGGGTCTAGATCTTTTGATGCATTTACAAGGGGCTTGGGCCAATGATTTTCCAGACCAGCCAAAGCGCCATTCTCCCACCCGGCGGCAACAAACTGCATGCGTGCTTGTCGATAGAAGATGGGGGACGAGAATGTGTTTTCACATTGCTACCTAGGTAGGAAAGCAAGCCTCTACCATTATTGGATCAACATCCTGTTTGTTTGCAATACCTACGTGGGACTTCACTGCCGTCCGCTGTGGTTCATTCACCCACCTACCTCTCTACCCTATCCACTCAGTCAGAGGTATGTGTCACGATACGTGTTTTTGAGGTCCACGGCTTCAATATCTTAACTAGAGTGCATCTGACCTTCGTTGTCCCAGATCGTTGACAATGGCTTGGCCAGACGCCAACGTCGCTAATGCGATGGTCGAAGAGGCGATCAGCAACGGTGGCTGGAACGCCGTGCTGAGCAGCGTCTTCCCCTGCCCTACATGGCTCGTGGTGCCGGAGCAGCAAATGGCGCCGCGGCGCTTCGATCTTGCTCTGGTAAGGGTCGCCGACATCAAACTCATTCTCGCATTCGAAGGCAAGGGCAACAACTTCAACTGGGACAATCTTGCCAGCGAGGTCCAACAATGCTGTATCGCGACTCGGCCCCAGGGTTATCAAGGACGCAATTATGGGATGGGCGGTCGAGGACCTGAATGCCTCTTCCTTGAGTACAATGGCACTCAAGCGTCCTACCTGTACGTCGACAATACGGCCACGGTTAGGACATCTCAGTATCGCCGCACATACCACATCACGACAAATCGACATGAGATTACTCAGATCCTCCAGTTCATCGCGGATAAATTTTAGTCATGTATCAAAGCCATCATCGAGTCTTCTTCTCTAGCAAATCTACAATTGAGGTTATTATCTCGACTTTCACATCCCATCTTGTTAAGAAGTGGAAGGTTGGATGATGGGTA
This genomic window contains:
- a CDS encoding hypothetical protein (antiSMASH:Cluster_1; EggNog:ENOG503P9QS), with protein sequence MGDENVFSHCYLGRKASLYHYWINILFVCNTYVGLHCRPLWFIHPPTSLPYPLSQRSLTMAWPDANVANAMVEEAISNGGWNAVLSSVFPCPTWLVVPEQQMAPRRFDLALVRVADIKLILAFEGKGNNFNWDNLASEVQQCCIATRPQGYQGRNYGMGGRGPECLFLEYNGTQASYLYVDNTATVRTSQYRRTYHITTNRHEITQILQFIADKF